The proteins below come from a single Comamonas antarctica genomic window:
- a CDS encoding 2-oxo acid dehydrogenase subunit E2, protein MARGVLEVAAQLLALLRQPRPPSTQQPYPRLRNFILDVMAEGRRKNTINLLFEAEVAPMRRHLAAHAGRVSLTSYIARSLACAVNENRAMHAYRHGKSRLTLFEDIDLAFMVERDIGGASMPVNYIVRAAQRKPAAAIHAELQAAKQAPLGQGGPMPAIEKFFFELPRPLRRIVWFFIRRDPAMFKDLVGTVGITSMGMHAQGAALILPITPMTLTLSIGAISRRLVLEDGQPVEREFIQLNLGADHDIIDGAPLMRFSTRFKAMLEAGCALEPLTLGN, encoded by the coding sequence ATGGCAAGAGGCGTGCTGGAGGTCGCCGCGCAGCTGCTGGCGCTGCTGCGCCAGCCGCGGCCGCCCAGCACGCAGCAGCCGTATCCGCGGCTGCGCAATTTCATCCTCGATGTGATGGCCGAGGGCCGGCGCAAGAACACCATCAACCTGCTGTTCGAAGCCGAGGTCGCGCCCATGCGCCGGCACCTGGCGGCGCATGCCGGGCGCGTGTCGCTGACCAGCTACATCGCGCGCTCGCTGGCCTGCGCGGTCAACGAGAACCGCGCCATGCATGCCTACCGGCATGGCAAGAGCCGGCTCACGCTGTTTGAAGACATCGACCTGGCCTTCATGGTCGAGCGCGACATCGGCGGCGCATCGATGCCGGTGAACTACATCGTGCGCGCCGCGCAGCGCAAGCCCGCGGCCGCGATCCATGCCGAGCTGCAGGCGGCAAAGCAGGCGCCGCTGGGGCAGGGCGGGCCGATGCCGGCCATCGAGAAGTTCTTTTTCGAACTGCCGCGGCCGCTGCGGCGCATCGTCTGGTTCTTCATCCGGCGCGACCCGGCCATGTTCAAGGACCTGGTCGGCACGGTGGGCATCACCTCGATGGGCATGCATGCGCAGGGCGCGGCGCTGATCCTGCCGATCACGCCAATGACGCTGACGCTGTCGATCGGCGCGATCAGCCGCCGACTGGTGCTCGAAGACGGCCAGCCCGTGGAGCGCGAATTCATCCAGCTGAACCTGGGCGCCGACCACGACATCATCGATGGCGCGCCGCTGATGCGCTTTTCCACCCGCTTCAAGGCCATGCTGGAAGCCGGCTGCGCACTCGAGCCGCTGACCCTTGGCAATTAG
- a CDS encoding TerC family protein, with the protein MEFLNTADFWIGLVKIVWINIILSGDNAVVIALAARSLPPEQQKKAIMFGSGAAVVLRIVLTVVAAKLLELSFLQIIGGVLLLWIGYQLLSGGDEEEGHGKGNGSMFAAIRTILIADLVMSLDNVIAVAATAQGNMVLLILGLAISIPLVIFGSTLMIKLMERFPVIITLGAALIGWVGGETVVNDNLLHGYTMAHPWLHYVAAAAGAVLVVGLGKLSQARAAKAQA; encoded by the coding sequence ATGGAGTTTCTGAATACCGCCGATTTTTGGATCGGCCTGGTGAAGATCGTCTGGATCAACATCATTCTTTCTGGCGACAACGCCGTCGTCATCGCCCTCGCAGCCCGTTCGCTGCCTCCTGAACAGCAGAAGAAAGCCATCATGTTCGGCTCCGGCGCGGCCGTGGTGCTGCGCATCGTGCTCACGGTGGTGGCCGCCAAGCTGCTCGAGCTGTCCTTCCTGCAGATCATCGGCGGCGTGCTGCTGCTGTGGATCGGCTACCAGCTGCTGTCCGGCGGCGATGAGGAAGAGGGCCATGGCAAGGGCAACGGCTCGATGTTCGCGGCCATCCGCACCATCCTGATTGCCGATCTGGTGATGAGCCTGGACAACGTGATTGCCGTCGCCGCCACGGCGCAGGGCAACATGGTCCTGCTGATCCTCGGCCTGGCAATCAGCATTCCGCTGGTGATCTTCGGCTCGACGCTGATGATCAAGCTGATGGAACGCTTCCCCGTCATCATCACGCTGGGTGCGGCGCTGATCGGCTGGGTCGGCGGCGAAACCGTCGTCAACGACAACCTGCTGCATGGCTACACCATGGCCCATCCCTGGCTGCACTATGTCGCCGCCGCCGCCGGCGCCGTGCTGGTCGTCGGCCTGGGCAAGCTGTCCCAGGCGCGCGCCGCCAAGGCCCAGGCCTGA
- a CDS encoding LTA synthase family protein, producing the protein MAEAMPWSALAWPVGLGLLLSFALEPAVQPRPLPCWRRPAAASALHVALWLLLFCFELAVFHRPWFAMAIVLAFQLFVVLVNNAKFHSLREPFIYQDFEYFLDALKHPRLYLPFLGKARAALAVAGFGAAFYGGLHFEPALSASMPLAAFFGMVAALALGAGALLWWGSRQHLPVGFVPQEDLRQLGLLASLWRYAQEERRHHPLPAAQADMAAPAEGTPLPNLVVVQSESFFDARRLYAGIRPEVLQTFDALQASAVCQSQVEVAAWGANTVRTEFAFLSGLSAAALGVHRFNPYRKLARQGVPTIAGQLRQLGYRTVCVHPYHASFYTRHLVYPQLGFDEFIDIESFRDVEKTGPYIGDVALAEKVCALLRQASSQPLFVFVITMENHGPLHLEKPQAQDVEQLYAQAPPAGCGDLTIYLRHLRNADRMAAMLRDQLQSMATPGWLCWYGDHVPILPQVYKAMQEPDGKTDYFVWRNGVPGAGEKVELRVEELGDVVLAAMGLRR; encoded by the coding sequence GTGGCTGAAGCCATGCCCTGGAGCGCGCTGGCCTGGCCCGTGGGCCTGGGCCTGCTGCTGTCGTTTGCGCTGGAGCCCGCGGTGCAGCCCCGGCCCCTGCCCTGCTGGCGGCGACCGGCGGCGGCCAGCGCCCTCCATGTCGCGCTGTGGCTGCTGCTGTTTTGCTTCGAGCTGGCGGTGTTCCACCGGCCGTGGTTTGCGATGGCCATCGTGCTGGCGTTCCAGCTGTTCGTGGTGCTGGTCAACAACGCCAAGTTCCACTCGCTGCGCGAGCCTTTCATCTACCAGGACTTCGAATACTTCCTCGATGCGCTGAAGCACCCGCGCCTGTACCTGCCCTTCCTGGGCAAGGCGCGCGCGGCGCTGGCCGTCGCGGGCTTTGGCGCGGCCTTCTATGGCGGCCTGCATTTCGAGCCGGCGCTCAGCGCTTCCATGCCGCTGGCGGCGTTCTTCGGCATGGTGGCGGCGCTGGCGCTGGGCGCGGGCGCGCTGCTGTGGTGGGGCAGCCGCCAGCATCTGCCCGTGGGCTTCGTGCCGCAGGAGGACCTGCGCCAGCTGGGCCTGCTGGCCAGCCTGTGGCGCTATGCGCAGGAAGAGCGCCGGCACCACCCGCTGCCCGCGGCGCAGGCCGACATGGCAGCGCCTGCCGAGGGCACCCCGCTGCCGAATCTGGTGGTGGTGCAGAGCGAGTCGTTTTTCGATGCGCGGCGGCTGTATGCCGGCATCCGCCCCGAAGTGCTGCAGACTTTCGATGCGCTGCAGGCATCGGCGGTGTGCCAGAGCCAGGTCGAGGTCGCGGCCTGGGGCGCGAACACCGTACGCACCGAGTTTGCGTTTCTCTCCGGGCTGAGCGCCGCGGCGCTGGGCGTGCACCGCTTCAATCCCTACCGCAAGCTGGCGCGCCAGGGCGTGCCGACGATTGCCGGCCAGCTGCGCCAGCTCGGCTACCGCACGGTCTGCGTGCACCCGTACCACGCGAGTTTCTACACGCGCCACCTGGTCTACCCGCAACTCGGTTTCGATGAATTCATCGATATCGAGAGCTTCCGCGATGTGGAGAAGACCGGGCCTTACATCGGCGACGTGGCCCTGGCCGAGAAGGTCTGCGCCCTGCTGCGGCAGGCGTCGAGCCAGCCGCTTTTCGTGTTCGTGATCACCATGGAGAACCATGGCCCGCTGCACCTGGAGAAGCCGCAGGCGCAGGATGTGGAACAGCTGTATGCGCAGGCGCCACCCGCGGGCTGCGGCGATCTGACGATCTACCTGCGCCACCTGCGCAACGCCGACCGCATGGCCGCGATGCTGCGCGACCAGCTGCAATCCATGGCCACGCCCGGCTGGCTGTGCTGGTATGGCGACCATGTGCCCATCCTGCCGCAGGTGTACAAGGCGATGCAGGAGCCGGATGGGAAAACGGATTACTTCGTGTGGCGCAATGGGGTTCCGGGTGCAGGGGAAAAGGTGGAGCTGCGGGTCGAGGAGCTGGGGGATGTGGTGTTGGCGGCGATGGGGCTGCGCCGCTAA
- a CDS encoding SDR family NAD(P)-dependent oxidoreductase has protein sequence MAMTPRTVLITGATGGIGGALVESYAEPGNTLILQGRNAPRLAEQAAFAQARGARVLTQVLDVRDRPALAAWLREVCSQEQVDLLIVNAGVNTNIGPDGAGERWEDIEALIDVNLLAAMATVDGVLPSMRARGAGQIALISSLAAYFGLPVTPSYCASKAAVKVYGEALRGWLAPEGVRVNVVMPGYVESQMCHDMPGPKPFLWPADKAVRCIRRGLERNRPRISFPFPLNFGTWWLSVLPPAISERILRLIGYRG, from the coding sequence ATGGCTATGACGCCACGCACTGTATTGATCACCGGCGCCACTGGGGGCATTGGCGGCGCGCTGGTGGAGTCGTATGCCGAACCCGGCAACACGCTGATCCTGCAGGGCCGCAATGCGCCGCGGCTGGCCGAGCAGGCGGCTTTTGCGCAGGCGCGCGGCGCGCGCGTGCTGACCCAGGTGCTCGATGTGCGCGACCGCCCGGCGCTGGCCGCCTGGCTGCGCGAAGTGTGTTCGCAGGAGCAGGTCGATCTGCTGATCGTCAACGCCGGAGTGAACACCAACATCGGCCCCGATGGCGCGGGCGAGCGCTGGGAAGATATCGAGGCGCTGATCGACGTGAATCTGCTGGCGGCCATGGCGACCGTCGATGGCGTGCTGCCCTCGATGCGCGCGCGCGGCGCCGGGCAGATCGCGCTGATCAGTTCGCTGGCCGCGTATTTCGGCCTGCCGGTGACGCCCAGCTACTGCGCCAGCAAGGCCGCGGTCAAGGTCTATGGCGAGGCCTTGCGCGGCTGGCTCGCGCCCGAGGGCGTGCGCGTGAACGTGGTGATGCCGGGGTATGTGGAGTCGCAGATGTGCCACGACATGCCCGGCCCCAAGCCGTTTCTTTGGCCCGCCGACAAGGCCGTGCGCTGCATCCGGCGCGGGCTCGAGCGCAACCGGCCGCGCATCAGCTTCCCGTTTCCGCTGAACTTCGGCACCTGGTGGCTGTCGGTGCTGCCGCCAGCGATCTCGGAACGCATCCTGCGGCTGATCGGCTACCGTGGCTGA
- a CDS encoding capsule biosynthesis protein, whose translation MRSFLLLQGVCSPFFLRLADGLKADGHQVHKINFNAGDWLYWGGRSASNYRGRLADLQDFLDQKYRTLGITDQVLFGDCRPVHRPAVAHGQALGIRTHVFEEGYFRPHWVTLERDGVNTHSLLPRDPNWFADVGRRLPAPAPVQPFVSPFRIRAMHDIAYHSAGFWNPVAFPRYRTHAPVSAATEYAGYARRLPMLRYHAPRDDALIQGLLRDATPFYVLPLQLGSDAQIREHSMFNDMAEVIEYVLASFARHAPAQSRLVIKNHPLDIGLDQHARTIRRLAAHYDVAGRVDYIETGNLDALLSHARGTVTVNSTVGASSLGLNCPTLALSNPIYHLPGLTFQGTLDDFWRNGTPPDAALFTHFRNTVIHTTQVNGGFYCRDGIALAVAGSRRLLAAERSPLEEWL comes from the coding sequence GTGCGTTCTTTTCTGTTGCTGCAGGGCGTGTGTTCGCCCTTTTTCCTGCGCCTGGCCGATGGTCTGAAGGCCGACGGCCACCAGGTCCACAAGATCAATTTCAATGCCGGCGACTGGCTCTACTGGGGCGGGCGTTCGGCATCGAACTACCGCGGCCGGCTGGCCGACCTGCAGGATTTTCTCGACCAGAAGTACCGCACGCTGGGCATTACTGACCAGGTGCTGTTTGGCGACTGCCGGCCGGTGCACCGCCCCGCCGTGGCGCATGGCCAGGCCCTGGGCATTCGCACCCATGTGTTCGAGGAAGGCTACTTCCGCCCGCACTGGGTCACGCTCGAGCGCGACGGCGTCAACACGCACTCGCTGCTGCCGCGCGATCCGAACTGGTTTGCCGATGTGGGCCGCCGACTGCCCGCGCCGGCGCCCGTGCAGCCGTTCGTCTCGCCGTTTCGCATCCGCGCCATGCATGACATCGCCTACCACTCGGCGGGCTTCTGGAACCCCGTGGCGTTTCCGCGCTACCGCACCCATGCGCCGGTCAGCGCCGCCACGGAATACGCAGGCTATGCGCGCCGCCTGCCGATGCTGCGCTACCACGCGCCGCGCGACGACGCGTTGATCCAGGGCCTGCTGCGCGACGCCACGCCGTTCTACGTGCTGCCGCTGCAGCTGGGCAGCGATGCGCAGATCCGCGAGCATTCGATGTTCAACGACATGGCCGAGGTGATCGAGTATGTGCTGGCCTCGTTTGCGCGCCACGCGCCGGCACAAAGCCGGCTGGTCATCAAGAACCACCCGCTGGACATCGGGCTCGACCAGCATGCGCGCACCATCCGCCGCCTGGCCGCGCACTACGATGTGGCGGGCCGCGTGGATTACATCGAAACCGGCAATCTCGACGCCCTGCTCTCGCATGCGCGCGGTACGGTCACGGTGAACAGCACCGTGGGCGCGAGTTCGCTGGGCCTGAACTGCCCGACGCTGGCGCTGAGCAACCCGATCTACCACCTGCCCGGGCTCACCTTCCAGGGCACGCTGGACGATTTCTGGCGCAACGGCACGCCGCCCGACGCGGCGCTGTTCACGCATTTCCGCAACACCGTGATCCACACGACGCAGGTCAACGGTGGCTTCTATTGCCGCGACGGCATTGCATTGGCCGTGGCGGGCAGCCGCCGGCTGCTGGCCGCCGAGCGCTCACCCCTGGAGGAATGGCTATGA
- a CDS encoding capsular polysaccharide export protein, LipB/KpsS family yields the protein MRQCFPRSRVVFVSSVAEVPAGGVLAAWGMKPFGGELAAGVRVLRIEDGFLRSVGLGVDLIRPMSWVVDGRGIYYDATRPSDLEHLLSTMPFDAATVQRAARLRERVVAQGLTKYNTGGQRWQRPAAAASVVLVPGQVESDASLAYGAPGIRSNMALLQAARAAHPDAYLVYKPHPDVLAGLRARGADEQEALRWCDEVVEHAPMGDLLMAVDWVHVLTSLAGFEALLRGKAVTCHGQPFYSGWGLTQDMLPNVRRTRRLALDELVAGALIGYPVYLSRTGSGQLEPEQALDELVAWRERDGGKLPWWRKLFRVVLRQVVGVR from the coding sequence GTGCGCCAGTGCTTCCCGCGGTCGCGCGTGGTGTTCGTTTCCAGCGTGGCCGAGGTGCCGGCGGGCGGGGTGCTGGCCGCCTGGGGCATGAAGCCGTTTGGCGGCGAGTTGGCGGCAGGCGTGCGCGTGCTGCGGATTGAGGATGGATTCCTGCGCTCGGTGGGCCTGGGTGTCGATCTGATCCGGCCGATGTCATGGGTGGTCGATGGCCGCGGCATCTACTACGACGCCACGCGCCCTTCCGATCTCGAGCATCTGCTGTCGACCATGCCGTTCGATGCCGCCACGGTGCAGCGCGCGGCGCGGCTGCGCGAGCGCGTGGTGGCCCAGGGCCTGACCAAGTACAACACCGGCGGCCAGCGCTGGCAGCGGCCCGCGGCTGCGGCCAGCGTGGTGCTGGTGCCGGGGCAGGTCGAAAGCGATGCCTCGCTGGCCTACGGCGCGCCGGGCATCCGCTCGAACATGGCGCTGCTGCAGGCGGCGCGCGCGGCCCACCCCGATGCCTATCTGGTCTACAAGCCGCACCCCGATGTGCTGGCCGGGCTGCGCGCGCGTGGCGCGGACGAGCAGGAGGCGCTGCGCTGGTGCGACGAGGTGGTCGAGCATGCGCCGATGGGCGATCTGCTGATGGCCGTGGACTGGGTGCATGTGCTGACCTCGCTGGCGGGCTTCGAGGCCCTGCTGCGCGGCAAGGCCGTGACCTGCCATGGGCAGCCCTTTTATTCGGGCTGGGGCCTGACGCAGGACATGCTGCCCAATGTGCGCCGCACGCGGCGCCTGGCGCTGGACGAGCTGGTGGCCGGGGCGTTGATTGGCTATCCGGTGTATCTGAGCCGCACCGGCAGCGGCCAGCTGGAGCCGGAGCAGGCGTTGGATGAACTGGTGGCGTGGCGCGAACGGGATGGCGGCAAGCTGCCCTGGTGGCGCAAGTTGTTTCGGGTGGTGCTGCGGCAGGTGGTGGGGGTTCGATGA
- a CDS encoding glycosyltransferase family 4 protein, translating to MRESLIDVTRLVDRAMQGRLPTGVDRVSLEYVRHFGDRATALVRFAGQWIELSEADSERLFAALPKPGHGFNALVRRAVAKAFVRSVGRQFSRPRFFFNTGHNGLEKPQYAQFLQRSALKPLYFVHDLIPVSHPEYCRPGETGRHGVRMNTMLRTGHGVIANSAATLAEFAAYAQSSGMPLPATAVALLAPAQLPAPAPQRPMEAPYFVMLGTIEPRKNHWLMLQLWRQLIERLGEAAPRLVIVGQRGWLCDNVMDMLERCEVLKGFVFQQAGCSDAELATWLGHSQALLFPTFAEGYGMPLAEALALGVPVIASDLPAFREIAGDIPEYADPLDGRRWAQLVVEYAQPHSEMRRGQCRKMGGLALPTWQAHFQQVEALMEQLRVAAKP from the coding sequence ATGCGTGAGTCATTGATCGATGTGACCCGCCTGGTGGACAGGGCCATGCAAGGCCGCCTGCCCACGGGCGTGGACCGCGTGAGCCTGGAATACGTGCGCCACTTTGGCGACCGTGCGACGGCACTGGTGCGTTTTGCCGGGCAGTGGATAGAGCTGTCCGAGGCGGACTCGGAGCGGCTTTTCGCGGCGCTGCCGAAACCGGGGCACGGCTTCAATGCCCTGGTGCGGCGCGCCGTGGCCAAGGCATTTGTACGCAGCGTGGGGCGGCAATTTTCGCGGCCACGCTTTTTCTTCAACACCGGGCACAACGGCCTGGAAAAGCCGCAGTACGCGCAGTTCCTGCAGCGTTCGGCGCTCAAGCCGCTGTATTTCGTGCATGACCTGATTCCGGTGTCGCATCCCGAATACTGCCGGCCCGGCGAGACCGGCCGCCATGGCGTGCGCATGAACACCATGCTGCGCACCGGCCATGGCGTCATTGCCAATTCGGCGGCGACGCTGGCCGAGTTCGCGGCCTATGCCCAGTCGTCGGGCATGCCCCTGCCCGCCACCGCGGTCGCCCTGCTGGCGCCGGCGCAGCTGCCCGCGCCGGCGCCCCAGCGACCGATGGAGGCGCCCTACTTCGTGATGCTGGGCACCATCGAGCCGCGCAAGAACCACTGGCTGATGCTGCAGCTGTGGCGCCAGCTGATCGAGCGCCTGGGCGAGGCGGCGCCGCGGCTGGTGATCGTGGGCCAGCGCGGCTGGCTCTGCGACAACGTGATGGACATGCTCGAGCGCTGCGAGGTGCTCAAGGGGTTTGTCTTCCAGCAGGCCGGCTGCAGCGATGCCGAACTGGCGACCTGGCTGGGCCATTCGCAGGCGCTGCTGTTTCCCACGTTTGCCGAAGGCTACGGCATGCCGCTGGCCGAGGCCCTGGCGCTGGGCGTGCCGGTCATTGCCAGCGATCTGCCGGCTTTCCGTGAAATCGCTGGCGACATCCCCGAATATGCCGATCCGCTCGACGGGCGCCGCTGGGCGCAGCTGGTGGTGGAATACGCACAGCCGCACAGCGAGATGCGGCGCGGTCAGTGCCGCAAGATGGGCGGCTTGGCGCTGCCCACCTGGCAGGCGCATTTCCAGCAGGTCGAGGCGTTGATGGAGCAGTTGCGTGTTGCCGCAAAGCCCTGA
- a CDS encoding polysaccharide biosynthesis/export family protein, translating to MTEHMNAKPAASTARSTTLRMLIASGAVAVLSACSTAPTWLPTSGPSTKQVEEAVANPEDMGIQIVEVNDTVARRVLASQRQSLFSEVFDATAQSGYVIGAGDVIEVSVWEAPPAALFGSGAIDPRGGPSTTRVTALPEQMVNSNGSVNIPFAGQIMAAGRTPQQIETEIIQRLKGKANQPQVLVRMIRNNTANVTVVGEVANSTRMPLTARGERLLDALAAAGGTRQPVNKMTLQLTRGTQVQALPLDTIIRDPRQNIVLQPGDVVTSLFQPLSFTALGATGKNEELNFEAQGISLAQALARVGGVQDMRADAQGVFIFRLESPAALDLQGKTVATTPEGKVPVIYRMNLRDPATFFVAQSFPMKDKDLLYVSNAPAAELQKFLNVIFSTIYPVANLISVTR from the coding sequence ATGACTGAACATATGAATGCAAAACCTGCCGCTTCCACGGCGCGCTCCACGACCTTGCGCATGCTGATTGCGTCAGGCGCGGTGGCCGTGTTGAGCGCCTGCTCCACAGCGCCCACCTGGCTGCCCACCTCCGGTCCCAGTACAAAACAGGTCGAAGAGGCGGTGGCAAACCCCGAAGACATGGGCATCCAGATCGTCGAAGTCAATGACACGGTCGCACGCCGCGTGCTGGCCAGCCAGCGGCAAAGCCTGTTCTCGGAAGTCTTTGATGCCACGGCGCAATCCGGCTATGTGATTGGCGCGGGCGACGTGATCGAAGTCTCTGTGTGGGAAGCACCGCCCGCGGCGCTGTTTGGCAGCGGTGCGATCGACCCGCGAGGCGGCCCTTCGACGACACGTGTCACGGCCCTGCCCGAGCAGATGGTCAACAGCAACGGCAGCGTCAATATTCCGTTTGCAGGCCAGATCATGGCGGCCGGACGGACGCCGCAGCAGATCGAGACCGAGATCATCCAGCGCCTCAAGGGCAAGGCCAACCAGCCGCAGGTGCTGGTGCGCATGATCCGCAACAACACTGCCAATGTCACGGTGGTGGGCGAAGTCGCCAACAGCACGCGCATGCCGCTGACGGCGCGTGGCGAACGGCTGCTCGACGCGTTGGCCGCGGCCGGCGGCACGCGCCAGCCGGTCAACAAGATGACGCTGCAGCTGACACGCGGCACCCAGGTGCAGGCCCTGCCGCTGGACACCATCATCCGCGACCCGCGCCAGAACATCGTGCTGCAGCCCGGCGATGTCGTGACTTCGCTGTTCCAGCCCTTGAGCTTCACCGCACTGGGTGCCACCGGCAAGAACGAAGAACTGAACTTCGAGGCGCAAGGCATTTCGCTGGCGCAGGCGCTGGCGCGCGTGGGGGGTGTGCAGGACATGCGCGCCGATGCCCAGGGCGTGTTCATCTTCCGCCTCGAGTCGCCCGCGGCGCTGGATCTGCAGGGCAAGACCGTGGCGACCACGCCCGAGGGCAAGGTGCCGGTCATCTACCGAATGAATCTGCGTGACCCCGCGACTTTCTTCGTGGCGCAGAGCTTTCCGATGAAGGACAAGGACCTGCTGTATGTCTCGAATGCTCCCGCAGCCGAACTGCAGAAGTTCCTCAACGTGATCTTCTCGACCATCTACCCGGTGGCCAACCTCATCAGCGTGACCAGGTAA
- a CDS encoding glycosyltransferase family 4 protein, translated as MKLVLSVEALSPHLTGIGRYTWELAQRLPMKGQLQEMRFYHGGRWIDEPARLLKTPASASTKKKPLVSVKPPRWLRDWRNSAICRDRLFHGPNFFLPACAEAGVATVHDLSVFKYPETHPIERIRHFERDFKASMARASHLITDSEATRREVMEFLGWPAEKITAVHLGVSPQFAPASEVELEPCLSRYGLGFKRYALCVSTLEPRKKIANLLQAYESLPAAVREQYPLVLVGGAGWLSDGLHATIERLAAQGWLRYLGFVPEADLPALYAGAQAFVYPSIYEGFGLPVLEAMASGVPVVTSIFTSLPEVTQGAARLVDSDDIDALSLGIHASLCDEGWRAAARETGLAKARNFTWSRCVDRTIDVYRQVAGKSS; from the coding sequence TTGAAGTTGGTCTTGTCGGTGGAGGCCCTGTCCCCCCACCTCACAGGGATCGGGCGCTATACCTGGGAGTTGGCGCAGAGGCTTCCCATGAAAGGCCAATTGCAGGAGATGCGGTTTTACCACGGAGGGCGCTGGATAGACGAGCCGGCACGCCTGCTCAAGACGCCTGCATCGGCATCGACAAAGAAGAAGCCCTTGGTCAGCGTCAAGCCTCCGCGCTGGCTGCGCGACTGGCGCAACTCTGCCATTTGCCGTGACCGGTTGTTCCACGGTCCGAACTTCTTCCTGCCGGCCTGCGCCGAGGCGGGCGTGGCCACCGTGCATGACCTGTCGGTATTCAAATATCCCGAAACGCATCCCATCGAACGCATCCGGCACTTCGAGCGCGATTTCAAGGCGTCGATGGCGCGTGCAAGTCATCTGATCACAGATTCCGAGGCGACGCGGCGCGAAGTCATGGAATTTCTGGGCTGGCCCGCGGAAAAGATTACCGCAGTGCATCTGGGGGTGTCGCCTCAGTTCGCGCCAGCCTCGGAAGTTGAGCTCGAGCCATGCCTGTCGCGCTACGGCCTGGGCTTCAAACGCTATGCCTTGTGTGTGTCCACACTAGAGCCACGCAAGAAGATTGCCAACCTGCTGCAGGCCTATGAAAGCCTGCCCGCGGCAGTGCGTGAACAATACCCCTTGGTGCTGGTGGGCGGCGCGGGCTGGCTCAGTGATGGGTTACACGCGACAATCGAACGTTTGGCGGCGCAAGGCTGGCTGCGCTATCTGGGCTTCGTGCCTGAGGCCGATCTGCCCGCGCTGTATGCAGGTGCCCAGGCATTTGTCTACCCGTCGATCTATGAAGGTTTCGGCCTGCCGGTGCTTGAAGCCATGGCCTCGGGCGTGCCAGTGGTGACTTCCATCTTCACTTCACTTCCCGAGGTGACGCAGGGCGCGGCGCGGCTGGTCGATTCGGATGATATCGATGCGTTGAGCCTGGGCATTCATGCCAGTCTGTGTGATGAGGGCTGGCGTGCCGCTGCCAGGGAAACAGGCTTGGCAAAGGCGCGGAATTTTACGTGGAGCCGCTGTGTCGATCGGACAATTGATGTCTATCGGCAGGTGGCTGGCAAGAGCAGCTGA
- a CDS encoding GDP-mannose 4,6-dehydratase: MKKILVTGADGFTGRYLAVELQRAGYEVHGLVRNAAAGNVEGVSALHAADLSDAASLAKVVQEVQPHKVVHLAAIAFVAHGDVEAIYRTNLVGTRNLLEVLAQSNAPLDAVLLASSANVYGNSVGGVLDENTPPAPANDYAVSKLAMEYAARLYADRLPLITVRPFNYTGVGQADNFLIPKIISHVRRRAPLIELGNIDVERDFSDVRNVVQSYRRLLEAPAAVGQTFNVCSGQAWSLNDVLNMAREISGHDFEVRVNPAFVRQNEVKTLVGSRAKLDAVVGEVPEIALRDTLRWMLEA, encoded by the coding sequence ATGAAGAAGATTTTGGTGACCGGCGCGGACGGATTTACCGGCCGCTACCTGGCCGTGGAACTGCAGCGCGCAGGCTATGAAGTGCATGGATTGGTGCGCAATGCCGCGGCTGGGAATGTCGAAGGCGTAAGCGCGCTGCATGCGGCCGATCTGTCGGATGCTGCCAGCCTGGCGAAAGTGGTACAGGAAGTGCAGCCGCATAAAGTGGTGCATCTGGCAGCCATTGCATTCGTCGCGCATGGCGATGTGGAAGCCATTTACCGCACCAACCTGGTGGGCACGCGCAACCTGCTGGAAGTCCTGGCCCAGTCCAACGCTCCCCTCGATGCAGTGCTGCTTGCCAGCAGTGCGAATGTCTATGGCAACTCCGTGGGTGGCGTGCTCGATGAGAACACCCCGCCCGCGCCTGCCAATGACTATGCCGTCAGCAAGCTGGCCATGGAATATGCGGCACGTCTTTACGCCGATCGCCTCCCGCTGATCACGGTGCGGCCGTTCAACTACACCGGCGTGGGCCAGGCCGACAATTTCCTGATTCCCAAGATCATCAGCCATGTACGCCGCCGCGCTCCGCTGATCGAGTTGGGCAACATCGATGTGGAGCGCGATTTTTCCGACGTGCGCAACGTCGTTCAATCGTACCGCCGCCTGCTTGAAGCGCCGGCTGCCGTCGGCCAGACTTTCAACGTGTGCTCAGGCCAGGCATGGTCGTTGAATGATGTGCTGAACATGGCACGCGAGATCTCGGGACATGACTTCGAGGTGCGCGTGAACCCGGCGTTCGTGCGCCAGAACGAAGTGAAGACACTGGTGGGCAGCCGCGCGAAGCTGGACGCGGTGGTGGGCGAAGTGCCGGAGATTGCATTGCGCGATACCTTGCGCTGGATGCTGGAGGCGTGA